The Faecalibacter bovis genome includes the window GGTGTGATGGGAACCTCTTTATTTTTCGGAATAATAAATACTTTGGTCGGAATCGTTTTGTGTTTCTATCTAAAAGAAGAATTGGTTAAACCAAAACAACTGAAATTAAAATCTTTCGCGAGTTTATTAATTTTAATTATTTTATTAGTTTACTCTAATGATATTTTAAAATATTCTGAAAATCAACTGTACGCGAATCGAATCATTTACGAACATTCTACCACCTATCAACGCATCGTTTTAACCGAAAATAAAGGCGATTATCAATTATTTTTAAACAATAATTTACAATTCAATACGAAAGACGAATATCGTTATCACGAAGTTTTAGTACATCCAGCGATGGCTGCAACTAAAAATCCAGAACGTGTTTTAATTTTGGGAGGTGGTGATGGATTGGCTGCACGCGAAGTTTATAAATATCCACAAGTAAAAGAAATTACCTTGGTCGATTTAGATGAAGGAATGACAGATCTTTTCAAAACCAACGAAATATTAGTCGATTATAATAAAAATACTTTAAACGATCCGCGTACAACGGTTATCAATACAGATGCATTTATTTGGATAAAAAACAATACCAAGAAATTTGACGTTGTTATTATCGATTTTCCGGATCCATCGAATTACAGTTTAGGAAAATTATACACAACAACTTTTTATCGTAGTTTAATGCAAAGTTTAGATTCACAAGCTGTGGTTGCTGTGCAAACGACTTCTCCTTATTTTGCGCCAAAATCTTTTTGGTGTGTCAATGAAACAATTGGTTCTATTTTCCCAAATAATCAAGCTTATCATACCTATGTTCCTTCTTTTGGTGAATGGGGATTTACGTTGTTTTCACCTGAAATGAAGATCAATCTGAATCGAGTGGTGAATAAAGTTGAAGGATTAAAATATTATGATTACGATTTTAAAAAATTAACAGATTTTCCTGATGATATTGCTCCTCGTGAAGTTGAAATTAATCGTTTAGATAATCAAATTTTAGTACGTTATTTTGATGAAGAATGGAGTAAAATCTAATTGGTCGAGACGAGATTTTATTAAACAATCTGCACTTTTTACCATTGGATTAACTTTTCTAAATGCGTGTAAAAAGAAAGGAAATGATTTGTTTTTGAAGTTAACCGGAACGAATCATATTTTAGGTCATCGACTTAGATTTCCTAATTTCCCTAAACCAACTTCAGAAATCGAAACTTCTATTTTAATAATAGGTGGTGGAATTGCAGGTTTATCTGCTGCGCGCCGATTAAGTCAAAAAGGATTTAATGATTTTTTATTATTAGAATTAGAAGAAAAAGTAGGTGGAAATTCAACAGGTGGAGAAAATGAATATTCTAAATATCCATTAGGTGCGCATTATTTGCCAATTCCGAATGCT containing:
- a CDS encoding polyamine aminopropyltransferase — encoded protein: MDKKITKQKHFEIFLLVAVFIISTCGLIYELVAGALASYLLGDSVRQFSFVIGIYLFSMGVGSYLAKFIKKNIFDRFIEIELLIGIIGGSSAVILFLLFQHVEHFQFLLYFFVFLTGCLAGMEIPLLMSILKDRVEFRELISNVFTFDYIGALIASVLFPILLLPKLGVMGTSLFFGIINTLVGIVLCFYLKEELVKPKQLKLKSFASLLILIILLVYSNDILKYSENQLYANRIIYEHSTTYQRIVLTENKGDYQLFLNNNLQFNTKDEYRYHEVLVHPAMAATKNPERVLILGGGDGLAAREVYKYPQVKEITLVDLDEGMTDLFKTNEILVDYNKNTLNDPRTTVINTDAFIWIKNNTKKFDVVIIDFPDPSNYSLGKLYTTTFYRSLMQSLDSQAVVAVQTTSPYFAPKSFWCVNETIGSIFPNNQAYHTYVPSFGEWGFTLFSPEMKINLNRVVNKVEGLKYYDYDFKKLTDFPDDIAPREVEINRLDNQILVRYFDEEWSKI